From Pseudothermotoga thermarum DSM 5069, a single genomic window includes:
- a CDS encoding acylphosphatase, whose translation MEAVFLKIYGHVQGVGFRYFTYRIAHRLGVKGYVRNAEDGTVEIHAEGDKSSLEQFVKEVSRGPSSAIITKVECNPTTYQGFEDFTITR comes from the coding sequence ATGGAGGCTGTTTTTCTGAAGATATACGGTCATGTTCAAGGGGTTGGCTTCAGGTACTTCACTTATCGTATAGCACACAGGTTAGGCGTAAAAGGGTATGTGAGAAACGCCGAAGATGGGACTGTTGAAATTCACGCTGAAGGCGACAAATCGAGCTTGGAACAGTTTGTGAAAGAAGTTTCTCGCGGTCCAAGCAGCGCAATAATTACAAAGGTTGAATGTAATCCCACAACATATCAAGGCTTTGAGGATTTTACAATAACTCGTTAA
- a CDS encoding glycine--tRNA ligase subunit alpha, protein MYLQEIIQRLNDYWAKVGCMIDQPYDLEVGAGTFHPATFFGCLRKGPWMVAYVQPSRRPTDGRYGENPNRLQRYFQYQVIIKPSPEDSQRLYLDSLKALNIDLSEHDVRFIEDNWESPTLGAWGVGWEVWLDGMEITQFTYFQQIGGITLKEIPLEITYGLERIAMYLQGKNNIFDVMWNEKISYGELYLENERQFSKYNFEMSDPQKLFTLYDLYAAEFESQIQANNFLVAYDYMVKCSHVFNLLDARGAISVAQRQQYIRSIRSMAKRCAEAFQGGIKS, encoded by the coding sequence ATGTACCTACAGGAGATCATCCAAAGACTTAACGATTATTGGGCAAAAGTTGGATGCATGATCGATCAACCGTACGATTTAGAAGTTGGTGCAGGAACGTTTCATCCAGCGACTTTTTTCGGTTGTCTCAGAAAAGGTCCATGGATGGTGGCATACGTTCAACCAAGTAGAAGACCGACAGATGGTCGATACGGTGAAAATCCTAATCGTCTTCAGAGGTATTTCCAATACCAAGTCATAATAAAACCTTCTCCCGAGGATTCCCAGCGACTGTATCTTGATTCACTCAAAGCTTTGAACATTGATTTGAGCGAGCACGATGTGAGGTTCATCGAGGATAACTGGGAATCACCGACTCTTGGAGCATGGGGGGTTGGTTGGGAAGTTTGGCTGGATGGTATGGAGATAACTCAATTTACGTATTTCCAGCAAATTGGTGGGATAACCTTGAAAGAAATACCTCTTGAAATCACATACGGGCTTGAAAGAATAGCGATGTACCTGCAAGGAAAAAACAACATTTTTGACGTGATGTGGAACGAAAAAATCAGTTACGGAGAACTTTACCTTGAAAATGAAAGGCAGTTTTCAAAGTACAACTTCGAGATGTCCGATCCTCAAAAGTTGTTTACACTTTACGATCTTTACGCCGCCGAATTTGAATCCCAAATTCAGGCGAACAACTTTCTTGTTGCATACGACTACATGGTGAAATGTTCACATGTGTTTAACTTGTTGGACGCAAGAGGTGCTATAAGTGTTGCGCAAAGGCAGCAATACATAAGATCAATAAGATCTATGGCAAAAAGGTGCGCTGAAGCATTTCAAGGAGGAATCAAATCATGA
- the glyS gene encoding glycine--tRNA ligase subunit beta codes for MSRHMALLEIGVEEMPASEIENLLQQLSSLSQQKLKEERLTFSNIRCYATNRRFAIIIEDLAEKQEKVLVQKRGPSESVAYSQGQPTQALIGFLKANNATEKDVLIKDGYVYLCKEIEGQSTEAILPKIFKDILSNLNFSKPMRWGDGSFEFVRPVKWVVALYDEKVLPLQIFGKTASNATRAHPYFDRFVQITHPADYVNLLRENFVLVDENERIEKIKQQIEEIERTHQLTCDKDEALIKEISKIAEYPIAIVGQFDEKYLSLPEELITVTIKHHLRAFTTYKDGKISSIFVAFADRPGGNMTKVVEGYKNVVNARLEDARYYFEIDIKKDFEYFNNKLKGMVFQKELGTLYDKVERIVKLSEYICEKVKLQHLKEPIVRAAKLSKFDIASHVVFEFPELQGTMGRIYALMKGESKEIAMAIEEQYSLRPKTTIAGVIGLADRVDTIVGNICIGNIPSGSKDPFGLRSKAETIYWLIEFNRWDLNLKDLLNYSCELLSISCTSNSFEEFFSLRFYSYMVNNGVRYDVARAVNHLWTTPLRGILAANAIMNIVDRKDFTDLAIAFERVHNITKNHTSRHYDGALFTEDAERELLNNFLKAKSEVTKFLEKLDYDKALQSLIALKPYIDKYFDDVFVMVDREDIRQNRLGFLKNIDDLFMLLGDLSQLVKTQ; via the coding sequence ATGAGCAGGCACATGGCATTGCTGGAAATAGGTGTGGAGGAAATGCCGGCAAGTGAAATTGAAAATCTTTTACAACAGCTTTCAAGCTTATCTCAGCAGAAGTTGAAAGAAGAACGTTTAACATTCTCTAACATTCGATGCTATGCAACAAATCGTAGATTTGCGATCATCATCGAGGATTTAGCGGAAAAACAAGAAAAAGTGCTTGTTCAAAAACGTGGTCCTTCGGAAAGTGTAGCATATTCACAAGGTCAACCAACCCAAGCTTTAATCGGTTTTCTAAAGGCAAACAACGCCACTGAAAAAGATGTACTAATCAAAGATGGTTACGTCTACCTTTGTAAAGAAATCGAAGGCCAATCAACTGAGGCTATTTTACCGAAAATCTTTAAAGATATCCTGTCCAACCTCAATTTTTCAAAACCAATGAGATGGGGCGATGGCTCTTTTGAATTCGTTCGACCTGTTAAATGGGTTGTAGCACTTTACGATGAAAAGGTGTTACCCTTACAAATTTTTGGAAAAACGGCATCCAACGCCACACGAGCACATCCATACTTTGACAGATTTGTGCAAATAACCCATCCAGCTGACTATGTGAATCTTCTAAGGGAAAATTTCGTTTTGGTCGACGAAAACGAGAGAATTGAAAAAATAAAACAACAAATAGAAGAAATCGAGAGAACGCACCAATTAACCTGCGACAAAGACGAGGCTTTGATTAAGGAAATATCAAAGATCGCTGAATATCCCATTGCTATCGTTGGCCAATTTGATGAAAAATACCTAAGTCTACCGGAAGAATTGATAACTGTAACAATCAAGCATCATTTGAGAGCTTTTACAACCTACAAGGATGGCAAAATTTCGTCGATTTTTGTTGCATTTGCTGACAGACCTGGTGGAAATATGACAAAAGTTGTAGAAGGTTACAAAAACGTTGTTAACGCTCGCTTGGAGGATGCCAGATACTACTTTGAAATTGACATTAAAAAAGATTTTGAATACTTCAACAACAAACTCAAAGGAATGGTCTTTCAAAAAGAATTGGGGACATTGTACGATAAAGTTGAAAGAATTGTGAAACTATCGGAGTACATTTGCGAAAAGGTAAAATTGCAGCATTTGAAAGAGCCTATTGTGCGTGCAGCGAAACTGTCAAAGTTTGACATTGCCAGTCATGTCGTTTTTGAATTTCCAGAACTTCAAGGAACAATGGGAAGAATCTATGCACTTATGAAGGGAGAAAGCAAAGAGATTGCCATGGCCATAGAAGAACAATATTCCTTGAGGCCAAAAACCACGATAGCTGGCGTGATTGGCTTGGCTGATAGGGTGGACACAATCGTTGGAAACATTTGCATAGGTAACATACCATCAGGGTCAAAGGATCCATTTGGTTTAAGGTCAAAAGCCGAAACCATTTATTGGTTGATAGAATTCAACAGATGGGATTTAAACCTGAAAGATCTGCTGAATTATTCGTGCGAACTTCTTTCCATAAGTTGTACCAGCAATTCATTTGAGGAATTCTTTTCCTTGAGATTTTATTCCTACATGGTTAACAACGGCGTGAGATACGATGTGGCAAGGGCTGTTAACCATCTCTGGACAACTCCATTGAGAGGAATTTTGGCTGCAAATGCTATAATGAACATCGTTGATAGGAAAGATTTCACAGACTTGGCGATAGCTTTTGAAAGGGTTCACAACATAACCAAGAATCACACCAGTAGACATTACGATGGGGCGCTTTTCACAGAGGATGCGGAAAGAGAACTTTTAAACAACTTCTTGAAGGCAAAAAGCGAAGTAACAAAGTTTTTGGAAAAGCTTGACTATGATAAAGCGTTGCAAAGTCTTATAGCTCTCAAACCTTACATTGACAAGTACTTCGATGATGTTTTTGTCATGGTGGATCGAGAAGATATTAGACAAAATAGGCTCGGTTTTCTAAAAAATATAGATGATTTGTTTATGTTGCTTGGAGATCTTTCACAACTTGTGAAAACCCAATGA
- the guaB gene encoding IMP dehydrogenase encodes MNFEEGLTFDDVLLVPQYSEILPTQVDVKTRLVGDIWINIPIVSAAMDTVTEAELAKALAREGGVGVIHRNMSIEEQARQVSVVKRTENGVIYDPVTIGPEDTIEKALELMATYRIGGLPVIDEDGKLLGLITNRDVRFEKDLTRPVKELMTPRSQLIVAPPSISLDEAKEILHRNKIEKLPLVDDSNKLVGLITIKDIMSVIEHPNAARDSKGRLIVGAAVGTGEDTLERVQALYNAQVDFVVVDTAHGHSKRVIDTVKKIKACFPNLYVVAGNVATAEGALALIEAGADCVKVGVGPGSICTTRVVAGVGVPQLTAIMNCAKVTRKKGVTLIADGGIRYSGDIVKALAAGADSVMIGSLFAGTEEAPGESILYQGRKYKAYRGMGSEAAMKKGSADRYFQNANGNKFVPEGVEGMVPYKGTVKDVVYQLVGGLKAGMGYVGAANLEELRSKAVFVKVTPAGVRESHPHDVIIIKEAPNYWSFSTQ; translated from the coding sequence GTGAATTTCGAAGAAGGATTAACCTTTGATGATGTATTGCTTGTACCACAATACAGCGAGATCTTACCAACTCAGGTTGATGTGAAAACGAGATTGGTTGGAGACATTTGGATAAACATACCTATAGTGAGTGCTGCTATGGATACCGTCACCGAAGCTGAACTTGCAAAAGCACTTGCTCGAGAAGGGGGAGTTGGAGTAATTCACAGGAACATGTCGATAGAGGAACAAGCTCGTCAAGTTTCGGTTGTGAAAAGAACGGAGAATGGAGTTATATATGATCCTGTTACGATAGGTCCTGAGGATACAATTGAAAAAGCACTCGAACTTATGGCGACTTACAGAATAGGAGGATTACCTGTTATCGACGAGGATGGAAAACTACTTGGTTTGATAACGAATAGGGATGTGCGTTTTGAGAAAGATCTCACAAGACCTGTTAAAGAATTGATGACGCCAAGATCTCAACTTATAGTGGCTCCTCCCTCTATATCTCTCGATGAAGCTAAGGAAATTCTCCATAGAAATAAAATTGAGAAGCTTCCACTTGTTGACGATAGCAACAAACTCGTTGGATTGATAACGATAAAAGATATAATGAGCGTAATTGAACATCCAAATGCCGCTAGAGACTCCAAAGGTAGATTGATCGTTGGAGCAGCGGTTGGAACAGGAGAGGACACTTTAGAAAGGGTTCAAGCGCTTTACAATGCGCAGGTGGATTTCGTAGTTGTGGATACAGCTCATGGACATTCAAAAAGAGTTATTGATACGGTTAAGAAGATCAAAGCTTGTTTTCCAAATCTTTATGTGGTTGCTGGCAACGTGGCAACCGCCGAAGGTGCTCTTGCTTTGATAGAAGCTGGTGCTGATTGTGTGAAAGTCGGTGTTGGACCTGGATCCATTTGTACCACCAGAGTGGTGGCTGGTGTTGGTGTCCCACAACTGACCGCAATAATGAACTGTGCAAAGGTAACGAGAAAAAAAGGTGTTACTTTGATTGCCGACGGAGGAATAAGGTATTCTGGGGACATTGTGAAAGCTTTGGCTGCTGGTGCAGATTCCGTTATGATAGGAAGTCTTTTTGCTGGAACAGAGGAAGCGCCTGGAGAAAGCATACTTTACCAAGGTAGAAAGTACAAAGCGTACAGAGGTATGGGAAGTGAGGCTGCTATGAAAAAAGGTAGTGCTGATAGATATTTCCAAAACGCAAATGGCAACAAATTTGTTCCCGAAGGCGTTGAGGGAATGGTTCCTTACAAAGGCACGGTGAAAGATGTGGTTTATCAGTTGGTCGGAGGTTTGAAGGCTGGCATGGGTTACGTTGGAGCAGCAAACCTTGAAGAACTCAGATCAAAAGCAGTTTTTGTGAAAGTCACGCCAGCTGGAGTTAGAGAAAGTCATCCACACGATGTGATAATAATAAAAGAAGCTCCTAACTACTGGAGTTTTTCAACCCAATGA
- the tmk gene encoding dTMP kinase produces MFISFEGIDGSGKGTQIKLFAEYLQKKGIDFVIVREPGGTEVGELIRSLLLNSDLKIYPRTELLLFLASRAQIVDEVILPALRAGKTVISDRFIDSSVAYQGVGRGIGFELVEELNRFATSDVKPDLTFYLDITPETSLKRKMIKDRMEKNGIEFLNKVREAYLMIAQKEPNRVVVINGERNIDEIHAEIVEIFEKRSKSL; encoded by the coding sequence ATGTTTATAAGTTTTGAAGGAATCGACGGGAGCGGAAAAGGAACACAGATAAAGCTTTTTGCGGAATACCTTCAAAAAAAGGGGATTGACTTTGTTATCGTTCGTGAACCTGGTGGCACTGAGGTTGGGGAGCTCATAAGAAGTTTACTTCTTAACAGCGATTTAAAGATATATCCAAGAACAGAACTACTTTTGTTTCTTGCAAGTCGTGCGCAAATTGTTGATGAAGTAATTTTACCAGCTTTGAGGGCAGGAAAAACCGTGATCTCAGATAGATTCATAGACTCAAGTGTTGCATACCAAGGAGTTGGTAGGGGTATTGGGTTTGAATTGGTTGAAGAACTCAATCGATTTGCCACTTCTGATGTAAAACCTGATTTGACATTTTATCTTGATATAACTCCCGAAACGTCGTTGAAACGCAAGATGATTAAAGATAGGATGGAGAAAAATGGGATAGAATTTTTAAATAAAGTTAGAGAAGCATATCTAATGATAGCACAAAAAGAACCTAATAGAGTTGTTGTGATAAATGGTGAGAGAAATATCGATGAAATACACGCTGAAATCGTTGAAATATTTGAAAAACGTTCAAAAAGCCTTTAA